The Arachis ipaensis cultivar K30076 chromosome B07, Araip1.1, whole genome shotgun sequence genome includes a window with the following:
- the LOC107608378 gene encoding protein SPIRAL1-like 1: protein MGRGVNAGGGQSSLGYLFGSGETAAASNIQRASNQGQPANGGHTPSNVHAASPPSEKQIPAGIPGTLTNNYHRAEGQNCGNFLTVHPLSTFC, encoded by the coding sequence ATGGGTCGCGGGGTCAATGCTGGTGGTGGTCAAAGCTCTTTGGGTTATCTCTTTGGCAGTGGAGAAACAGCGGCCGCAAGCAATATCCAAAGAGCAAGCAATCAAGGTCAGCCTGCAAATGGTGGACATACTCCTTCTAATGTGCATGCTGCATCACCACCATCCGAGAAGCAAATTCCGGCCGGAATTCCAGGGACTCTTACCAACAATTACCACCGGGCCGAAGGACAGAACTGCGGGAATTTTCTCACAGTACACCCCTTGTCAACTTTTTGTTAA